Proteins encoded within one genomic window of Polaribacter sp. NJDZ03:
- the dnaA gene encoding chromosomal replication initiator protein DnaA — MIVNADSVWDECLSFIKDNIKPQAYKTWFEPIKPVKLSGEALTIQVPSKFFYEWLEEHYIKLLRVALVKQLGNDAKLIYDVKMENNYSSNRPQIVKIPSSNRDPLKPQRVTVPLESNKRELRNPFVIPGLQKVKIESQLNANYSFANFIEGDSNRLARSAGMAVANKPGGTSFNPLLVYGGVGLGKTHLAHAIGVDIKDKYPDKTVLYISSEKFTQQFIDSVKSNTRNDFIHFYQMIDVLIIDDVQFLSGKAGTQDVFFHIFNHLHQNGKQVILTSDKAPVDMQDIEQRLLSRFKWGLSAELQAPDYETRISILQNKLYRDGVEMPEDIVEYIAKNIKSNVRELEGVVISMIAQASFNRREFSVELAKQIVDKFVKNTKKEVSIDYIQKEVSKYFDMDVATLQSKTRKRHIVQARQLAMFFAKRLTKTSLASIGNQIGQRDHATVLHACKTVDNLTETDKQFKKYVDDLTKKLTF; from the coding sequence ATGATTGTAAATGCTGACTCAGTTTGGGATGAATGTTTGTCTTTTATAAAAGATAACATAAAACCACAAGCATATAAAACTTGGTTCGAACCAATAAAACCGGTAAAACTTTCTGGTGAAGCGTTGACTATTCAGGTGCCTAGTAAATTTTTTTACGAGTGGCTAGAAGAGCACTATATTAAATTATTACGTGTTGCTTTAGTAAAACAATTAGGGAACGATGCTAAATTGATTTACGATGTAAAAATGGAAAACAATTATAGCAGTAATAGACCGCAAATTGTTAAAATTCCAAGTTCAAATAGAGATCCATTAAAACCACAAAGAGTAACAGTTCCTTTAGAGTCTAATAAAAGAGAATTAAGAAACCCTTTTGTAATTCCAGGATTGCAAAAAGTAAAAATAGAATCTCAATTAAACGCTAATTATAGTTTTGCAAACTTTATAGAAGGAGATTCTAATAGATTGGCACGTTCTGCGGGTATGGCAGTAGCAAATAAGCCAGGAGGAACCTCTTTTAATCCATTATTAGTTTATGGTGGTGTTGGGTTAGGTAAAACACATTTGGCGCACGCTATTGGTGTGGATATCAAGGATAAATATCCAGACAAGACTGTTTTATATATTTCTTCAGAAAAATTTACACAACAGTTTATAGATTCTGTAAAATCAAATACAAGAAATGATTTTATTCATTTCTATCAAATGATAGATGTGTTAATTATAGATGATGTACAATTCTTATCTGGTAAAGCCGGTACACAAGATGTATTCTTCCATATTTTTAACCATTTACATCAAAATGGAAAACAGGTAATTTTAACTTCGGATAAAGCCCCTGTAGACATGCAAGATATTGAACAACGCTTATTATCTCGTTTTAAATGGGGATTATCTGCGGAGTTACAAGCACCAGATTATGAAACTAGAATTTCTATTTTACAAAATAAATTGTACAGAGATGGTGTGGAAATGCCAGAAGATATTGTAGAATATATTGCTAAAAATATAAAATCGAACGTTAGAGAATTAGAAGGTGTTGTTATTTCTATGATTGCACAAGCTTCTTTTAATAGAAGAGAGTTTTCTGTAGAATTGGCAAAACAGATTGTAGATAAGTTTGTAAAAAACACCAAAAAAGAAGTTTCTATAGATTATATTCAGAAAGAAGTTTCTAAATATTTTGATATGGATGTGGCAACCTTACAATCTAAAACTCGTAAACGTCATATTGTACAAGCACGCCAGTTAGCTATGTTTTTTGCTAAAAGATTAACAAAGACTTCTTTGGCAAGTATTGGTAATCAAATAGGGCAAAGAGATCATGCAACGGTATTACATGCTTGTAAAACGGTAGATAATTTAACAGAAACCGATAAGCAGTTTAAAAAGTACGTAGACGATTTAACTAAAAAGTTGACTTTCTAA
- a CDS encoding low molecular weight protein-tyrosine-phosphatase produces MHKVLMVCLGNICRSPLAEGILQSKVNLNTVLVDSAGTAAYHIGKLPDERSIEVAKKYGIDITKQRARKFVVKDFDEFDIIFAMDDSNYQNILSLARNNADEQKVRMILNETQPTKNLSVPDPYYGGNEGFENVYKMLDDACNAIASNLS; encoded by the coding sequence ATGCATAAAGTATTGATGGTTTGTTTGGGAAATATATGTCGTTCTCCTTTAGCAGAAGGTATTTTACAATCTAAAGTAAATTTGAATACTGTTTTGGTAGATTCTGCAGGAACAGCTGCATATCATATAGGTAAACTTCCAGATGAGCGCTCTATAGAAGTTGCTAAAAAGTATGGAATTGACATTACTAAGCAAAGAGCAAGAAAATTTGTTGTAAAAGATTTTGATGAATTTGATATAATTTTTGCCATGGATGATAGTAATTATCAGAACATACTCTCATTAGCCAGAAATAATGCTGATGAGCAGAAGGTAAGAATGATTTTAAATGAAACACAACCTACTAAAAATTTAAGTGTTCCAGATCCATATTATGGAGGTAACGAAGGTTTTGAAAATGTGTATAAAATGTTAGATGATGCTTGTAATGCTATTGCAAGTAATTTGTCTTAA
- a CDS encoding SAM-dependent methyltransferase encodes MIGKLYLIPTTLGETEPLEVMPLSVKKVVEQIDYYIVENEKSARRFIKKISPKKSQPSLQLMLLDKYAEEIETSRYLDICKEGINVGLLSEAGVPAIADPGASIVKLAHENNIRVIPLVGPSSIIMAMMSSGMNGQNFAFNGYLPIDKSDRKKTIKELEKISQDKNQSQIFIETPYRNDKMLADLKAALSPTTNLCIAADITLPSEYIKTMMIKDWKHQQPDLHKKPAIFIIHK; translated from the coding sequence ATGATTGGTAAACTTTATTTAATCCCCACTACTTTAGGTGAAACTGAACCTCTAGAAGTAATGCCTTTATCAGTAAAAAAAGTAGTTGAACAGATTGATTACTATATTGTTGAAAATGAAAAATCAGCAAGAAGATTTATTAAGAAAATTTCGCCTAAAAAATCACAGCCTTCACTACAATTAATGTTGTTAGATAAATATGCGGAGGAAATAGAAACATCTAGATATTTAGATATTTGTAAAGAAGGAATTAATGTAGGTTTATTGTCTGAAGCAGGTGTGCCGGCAATTGCAGATCCGGGAGCAAGTATTGTTAAACTAGCGCACGAAAATAATATTAGAGTAATTCCTTTGGTTGGCCCATCGTCTATTATTATGGCAATGATGAGTTCTGGAATGAATGGACAGAATTTTGCTTTTAACGGGTATTTACCTATTGATAAATCTGATAGAAAAAAAACGATAAAAGAGTTAGAAAAAATTTCTCAAGATAAAAATCAGTCTCAAATTTTTATAGAGACACCTTATAGAAATGATAAAATGTTAGCAGATTTAAAAGCTGCTTTATCACCAACAACCAATTTATGTATTGCGGCAGATATTACCTTGCCATCAGAATATATTAAAACGATGATGATTAAAGATTGGAAACATCAACAACCAGATTTACATAAAAAACCAGCTATTTTTATTATACACAAATAA
- the kbl gene encoding glycine C-acetyltransferase — MYGTIKNDLKKELETIKSNGLFKSERILTSKQGANISTVNQDNVLNFCANNYLGLASHPDVLEAGINAIKTHGFGLSSVRFICGTQDIHKELEEKTAAFLGMEDCILYAAAFDANGGLFEPLLSAEDAVISDALNHASIIDGIRLCKAKRFRYSHNNMADLEEQLKQASSSRRRLIVTDGSFSMDGTIAQLDKICDLADKYDALVMIDECHSTGFIGATGRGVHEHHNVMDRVDIITGTYGKALGGASGGFTAARKEIVDILRQNSRPYLFSNTLAPAIVGATLKVLDKITKSTDLRDKLEQNTMYFRSEMTTAGFNIVEGTHPIVPIMLYDAKIAQEFAKLLLDEGIYVIGFFFPVVPKGKARIRVQLSAAHSKENIQKAIKAFVKVGKKLSVI; from the coding sequence ATGTACGGCACTATAAAAAACGATTTAAAAAAAGAACTAGAAACTATAAAATCTAATGGTCTTTTTAAGAGTGAACGTATATTGACCTCTAAACAAGGAGCAAATATTAGCACAGTTAACCAAGACAATGTTCTTAATTTTTGTGCCAATAATTATTTAGGACTTGCATCACATCCAGACGTACTAGAAGCAGGAATAAATGCTATAAAAACACATGGTTTTGGTCTTTCTTCTGTTCGATTTATTTGTGGAACACAAGATATTCATAAAGAATTAGAAGAAAAAACTGCCGCTTTTTTAGGAATGGAAGATTGTATTTTATATGCTGCTGCTTTTGATGCTAATGGAGGCTTATTTGAACCTTTACTTTCTGCTGAAGATGCTGTTATTTCTGACGCTTTAAACCACGCTTCTATTATTGATGGTATTCGTCTTTGTAAAGCAAAAAGATTTAGATATTCTCATAACAACATGGCAGATCTAGAAGAACAATTAAAACAAGCTAGCTCGTCTAGACGTAGATTAATTGTTACAGATGGTTCATTTTCTATGGATGGAACCATTGCTCAATTAGATAAAATTTGTGATTTAGCAGACAAATATGATGCTTTAGTAATGATTGACGAGTGTCATTCTACTGGTTTCATTGGTGCTACCGGAAGAGGTGTACACGAACACCATAACGTAATGGATAGAGTAGATATTATTACAGGAACTTACGGAAAAGCTTTAGGTGGTGCTTCTGGTGGTTTTACTGCTGCAAGAAAAGAAATAGTTGATATTTTAAGACAAAATTCTAGACCTTATTTATTTTCAAATACGTTGGCTCCGGCAATTGTTGGTGCTACATTAAAAGTATTAGATAAAATAACAAAATCTACAGATTTACGAGATAAGCTAGAGCAAAACACGATGTATTTTAGATCTGAGATGACAACAGCTGGTTTTAACATTGTAGAAGGTACCCACCCAATTGTACCAATTATGCTTTATGATGCTAAAATTGCACAAGAATTTGCAAAACTCTTGCTAGATGAAGGCATTTATGTTATTGGTTTTTTCTTTCCGGTTGTACCTAAAGGAAAGGCAAGAATTAGAGTTCAATTGTCTGCAGCACATTCAAAAGAAAATATTCAAAAAGCAATTAAAGCTTTTGTAAAAGTTGGAAAAAAGTTAAGTGTTATTTAA
- a CDS encoding NAD-dependent epimerase/dehydratase family protein: MDKEIILITGSSGQLGTVLAEKLQKKYGVENIIATDLRENPTFNGVFDTLDVTDFEAIEATVLKYKITQIYHLAAILSANGEKHPLSTWDINMKTLFNVLEVSRIHKISKVFFPSSIAVFGNNIERSNTPQSSNLTPSTVYGISKAAGENWGKYYFDKYDLDVRSLRYPGVIGYQSLPGGGTTDYAVDIFHKAVKNEDFECFLSSETMLPMIYMDDAIRATLELMEAPKEKITVRTSYNISGLSFTPNQLASSIKEKYSSLKINYKPDFRQEIASSWPMSIDDTQARKDWDWKPKFNIKTLTETMLKNLELKYNNNLINS, from the coding sequence ATGGATAAAGAAATTATTTTAATAACAGGATCTAGTGGTCAATTAGGTACTGTTTTAGCAGAGAAATTACAGAAAAAATATGGTGTTGAAAATATAATTGCAACAGATCTAAGAGAAAATCCCACATTTAATGGTGTATTTGATACGCTAGATGTTACAGATTTTGAGGCAATAGAAGCAACTGTATTAAAATATAAGATTACTCAAATATACCATTTGGCAGCTATTTTGTCTGCAAATGGTGAAAAACATCCATTAAGTACTTGGGACATAAATATGAAAACTTTATTTAATGTTTTAGAAGTATCTAGAATTCATAAAATAAGTAAAGTATTTTTCCCTAGTTCTATTGCTGTCTTTGGTAACAATATAGAACGCTCTAATACACCACAGTCTTCTAACTTAACACCTTCTACAGTATACGGAATTAGTAAAGCTGCTGGAGAAAATTGGGGGAAATATTATTTTGATAAATACGACTTAGATGTACGCTCATTAAGGTACCCTGGTGTTATTGGTTATCAATCTTTGCCAGGTGGCGGAACAACAGACTATGCAGTAGATATTTTTCATAAAGCTGTTAAGAATGAAGATTTCGAGTGTTTTTTGAGCTCTGAAACGATGCTACCAATGATTTACATGGATGACGCTATAAGAGCCACGTTAGAATTAATGGAAGCTCCAAAAGAAAAAATTACAGTAAGAACATCTTATAATATATCTGGTTTAAGCTTTACTCCTAATCAATTAGCTTCATCAATAAAAGAAAAATATTCTAGTTTAAAAATAAACTACAAGCCAGATTTTAGACAAGAAATTGCCAGTTCTTGGCCAATGAGTATAGATGATACTCAAGCGAGAAAAGACTGGGACTGGAAACCAAAGTTTAATATAAAAACTTTAACAGAAACAATGTTAAAAAATTTAGAACTTAAATATAATAATAACCTTATAAATTCATAA
- a CDS encoding Lrp/AsnC family transcriptional regulator yields MEKIDETDLNILRILQEDSKKTTKEVAEMLNLTPSPVYERIRRLEKRGYIKKYVALIDKNLLNIPITAICMVSLRYHDEGFIDKFEKQIKGLKEVQECYHMAGKVDFFLKINLGSLNEYHEFVRLKLSKIENIGVLESYFVLKEITRTTGYCI; encoded by the coding sequence ATGGAAAAAATAGACGAGACAGATTTAAATATTTTAAGAATTCTTCAAGAAGATTCTAAAAAAACAACAAAAGAGGTGGCAGAGATGCTTAATCTAACGCCTTCTCCAGTATATGAGCGGATTAGGAGGTTAGAAAAACGTGGGTATATTAAAAAGTACGTTGCGCTTATAGATAAAAACCTTTTAAATATTCCTATTACAGCTATTTGCATGGTTTCATTAAGATACCATGATGAAGGTTTTATCGATAAATTTGAAAAGCAAATTAAAGGTTTAAAAGAAGTACAAGAATGTTACCATATGGCTGGTAAGGTAGATTTTTTTTTAAAAATTAATTTAGGAAGTCTAAATGAATATCATGAGTTTGTAAGACTAAAACTTTCTAAAATTGAGAATATTGGTGTTTTAGAAAGTTATTTTGTTTTAAAAGAAATAACCCGTACCACTGGGTATTGTATATGA
- a CDS encoding peptidoglycan-binding protein LysM, which produces MHPQNRNIQFIKKFLFLSIVFLGFINAISIDKKIGTHNKVTFPKFIDYNIPYLQKDFVGFKEALAFKESQGSYTVVNTLGYLGKYQFGRTTLHRFEIYNTAAFLKDPELQEKAFKALCKVNKWILRKDIRRSVGKIINGTKITESGILAAAHLSGAGNVKKYLRSNGVEGFSDAYGASIKNYLRKFGGYNVSNIIADQDATVVNS; this is translated from the coding sequence TTGCACCCGCAAAACAGAAATATTCAATTTATCAAAAAGTTTTTATTTTTAAGTATCGTATTTTTAGGATTTATCAACGCAATTTCTATTGATAAAAAAATAGGTACTCATAACAAAGTTACTTTCCCCAAATTTATTGATTATAATATCCCCTATCTACAAAAAGACTTTGTAGGCTTTAAAGAAGCATTAGCTTTTAAAGAATCTCAAGGAAGTTATACGGTTGTAAATACATTAGGCTATTTAGGAAAATATCAATTTGGTAGAACTACTTTACATCGGTTTGAAATTTACAATACAGCAGCGTTTTTAAAAGATCCAGAATTACAAGAAAAAGCATTTAAAGCTTTGTGTAAAGTAAATAAATGGATTTTAAGAAAAGATATTAGACGCTCTGTAGGAAAAATCATAAACGGCACTAAAATTACCGAATCTGGTATATTAGCAGCAGCTCATTTAAGTGGTGCTGGAAATGTAAAAAAATATTTAAGAAGTAATGGCGTAGAAGGATTTTCTGATGCTTACGGAGCTTCTATAAAGAATTATTTAAGGAAATTTGGTGGATATAATGTTTCTAATATTATAGCAGACCAAGATGCTACAGTTGTTAATAGTTAA
- a CDS encoding DUF2279 domain-containing protein yields MNKKNISFYLLIICSFSLCAQNSSFYKKSDTLNTKRKNAIIITESVMTGGALIGLNQLWYKDYPRSGFHFKNDNGDWKQMDKFGHFMTSYYIGKIGMEVLDWAGVSKKNQLIYGATSGFAFLTAVEVLDGFSDEWGASPGDILANAAGTGLLVGQELLWNEQRITVKYSFHQTGFAKQRPNTLGENYLQQALKDYNGQTYWLSTNIWSFNKKSSFPKWLNVALGYGAEGMLYGNSNGVTSVQQDPYRQFYLSLDLDLTKIKTNSEFLKSVFSVVNFIKIPAPTLEINSKGALTFHYLYF; encoded by the coding sequence ATGAACAAAAAAAACATTTCTTTTTACCTTTTAATTATCTGTTCGTTTTCTTTGTGTGCACAAAACTCATCATTTTATAAAAAATCTGATACCCTAAACACAAAAAGAAAAAATGCCATTATTATTACAGAAAGTGTAATGACTGGGGGAGCATTAATTGGTTTAAACCAACTTTGGTACAAAGATTATCCGCGTTCTGGTTTTCATTTTAAAAATGATAATGGCGATTGGAAGCAAATGGATAAATTTGGGCATTTTATGACTTCTTATTATATTGGTAAAATAGGAATGGAAGTTTTAGATTGGGCTGGTGTTTCTAAAAAAAATCAATTAATTTACGGAGCAACCTCTGGTTTTGCTTTTTTAACCGCTGTAGAAGTATTAGATGGTTTTTCTGATGAATGGGGAGCATCACCAGGAGACATTCTTGCAAATGCAGCAGGTACAGGATTGTTGGTAGGACAAGAATTACTTTGGAACGAGCAACGAATTACAGTAAAATACTCTTTTCATCAAACAGGTTTTGCAAAACAACGACCAAATACCTTAGGTGAAAACTATTTACAACAAGCTTTAAAAGATTATAACGGCCAAACTTATTGGCTTTCTACCAATATTTGGTCTTTTAACAAGAAAAGTTCGTTTCCAAAATGGTTAAATGTAGCTTTAGGATATGGGGCCGAAGGCATGCTTTATGGAAATTCAAACGGAGTAACCTCTGTACAGCAAGATCCTTACAGACAATTTTACCTAAGTTTAGATCTCGATTTAACAAAAATAAAGACAAATTCGGAATTCCTAAAATCTGTCTTTTCTGTTGTAAACTTCATAAAAATACCTGCTCCTACTCTTGAAATTAATAGCAAAGGAGCTTTAACGTTTCATTATCTATATTTTTAG
- the mltG gene encoding endolytic transglycosylase MltG, which translates to MGKKFIYAVIATVIFIGGIIGYQYYQKIFGKSITKDTELFIYSSDSLIDVKEKITDFSTNTNTFLLVAAKKNLSKPKPGRYILKEGMSNNELVNLLRSGNQTPVKLSFNNQDTLEKLAGRIAEQLEADSITLLTAFKDINFLSKNNLTEKSVLQIFVPNSYQFYWTVSAENFRDKIFVEYNRFWNKSRLQKAKSLELTKEEVITLASIVQKETAKNIERPIVAGLYLNRLKKGWPLQADPTIIYSVKELKGQDYVVKRVLTADLEINSPYNTYKFKGLPPTLISMPDISSIDGVLNAEKHDYFYMCASVEKLGYHAFAKTLSQHNRNAAKYHQWMNKQSINR; encoded by the coding sequence TTGGGTAAAAAATTTATATACGCAGTTATTGCTACCGTTATTTTTATTGGTGGAATTATAGGATATCAATATTATCAAAAAATATTTGGAAAATCGATCACAAAAGACACAGAGCTTTTTATCTACTCTTCTGACAGCTTAATTGATGTAAAAGAAAAAATTACTGACTTTTCTACAAATACAAATACTTTTCTTCTAGTAGCTGCTAAGAAAAACCTTTCGAAACCAAAACCAGGTAGATATATTCTAAAAGAAGGAATGTCTAACAACGAGTTGGTAAACCTTTTAAGAAGCGGTAACCAAACACCTGTAAAATTGTCTTTTAATAACCAAGATACTTTAGAAAAATTAGCAGGTAGAATTGCAGAACAATTAGAAGCAGATTCAATTACCCTACTAACTGCTTTTAAAGACATAAATTTCTTATCTAAAAACAACCTGACAGAAAAATCTGTATTGCAAATTTTTGTTCCAAATAGTTATCAGTTTTACTGGACTGTTTCTGCAGAAAACTTTAGAGACAAAATCTTTGTAGAATACAATCGTTTTTGGAATAAAAGCAGACTTCAAAAAGCAAAATCTTTAGAATTAACAAAAGAAGAAGTAATCACTTTAGCCTCTATAGTGCAAAAAGAAACAGCTAAAAATATAGAAAGACCAATTGTTGCTGGTTTGTATTTAAATAGATTAAAAAAGGGATGGCCTTTGCAGGCAGATCCTACAATAATCTATAGTGTTAAAGAACTTAAAGGTCAGGATTATGTGGTAAAAAGGGTATTGACCGCAGATTTAGAAATAAACTCTCCTTACAACACCTATAAATTTAAAGGCTTACCACCTACGTTAATTTCTATGCCAGATATTTCATCTATTGACGGCGTTCTAAATGCGGAAAAACATGACTATTTTTATATGTGTGCTAGTGTAGAAAAATTAGGGTATCATGCTTTTGCAAAAACACTTTCTCAACACAATAGAAATGCGGCAAAATATCATCAATGGATGAATAAACAAAGCATAAATAGATAG
- a CDS encoding GNAT family N-acetyltransferase has product MTLNGKKITLRALEPEDLDFLYQIENNESFWEISHTQTPFSKFILRQYLENAHLDIYEAKQLRLLIEETETKKQLGMIDLFDYNPMHKRAGIGVLIHPEFQKQGFASEALSVLIQYAFSTLNMHQLYANIITDNSKSISLFKKHNFNKVGIKKDWILSEGKFKDEVLFQLIKD; this is encoded by the coding sequence ATGACTTTAAACGGTAAAAAAATAACATTACGTGCTTTAGAGCCCGAAGACCTAGACTTTCTATATCAAATAGAAAATAACGAGTCTTTTTGGGAAATTAGCCACACACAAACTCCTTTTTCTAAATTTATTCTAAGACAGTATTTAGAAAACGCACATTTAGATATTTACGAAGCAAAACAACTACGTCTATTAATTGAAGAAACTGAGACAAAGAAACAACTAGGAATGATTGATTTATTCGATTATAACCCGATGCATAAAAGAGCAGGAATTGGTGTTTTAATCCATCCAGAATTTCAAAAACAAGGATTTGCATCCGAAGCACTCTCTGTTTTAATTCAATATGCTTTCTCTACTTTAAATATGCATCAGTTGTATGCCAATATTATAACTGATAATTCTAAAAGTATCTCGCTTTTTAAGAAACATAACTTCAATAAAGTAGGTATAAAAAAAGATTGGATATTATCCGAAGGAAAATTTAAAGATGAAGTTTTATTTCAGTTGATAAAAGACTAA
- the dapF gene encoding diaminopimelate epimerase, producing MNLDFYKYQGTGNDFVMIDNRTLTFPKENIALIAKLCDRNFGVGADGVIIIENDTDFDFRMIYFNADGSETFCGNGGRCAVAFAKYLEIINSKTSFIAVDGPHLATIENGIVSLKMIDVDEITVKENSVFAYTGTQHHVELVDNLDNFPVFEKGKEIRYSYNAPGSNVNFAQKINETTFRVRTYEKGVENETLACGTGVTAVAIAMHKTGKTTSNLISLPVEGGNLEVSFSEKDGIYTNVFLKGPATFVFKGEISF from the coding sequence ATGAATTTAGACTTTTATAAATACCAAGGAACCGGAAATGATTTTGTTATGATAGATAACAGAACTCTAACTTTTCCGAAAGAAAACATTGCCCTGATAGCGAAACTTTGTGATAGAAATTTTGGTGTTGGTGCAGATGGCGTTATCATAATAGAAAACGATACCGATTTCGATTTTAGAATGATTTATTTTAATGCTGATGGAAGTGAAACTTTCTGCGGAAATGGTGGCAGATGTGCAGTTGCTTTTGCAAAATATTTAGAAATCATCAACTCAAAAACAAGTTTTATAGCTGTTGATGGTCCTCATTTAGCTACCATTGAAAATGGGATTGTTTCTTTAAAAATGATAGATGTTGATGAAATTACGGTGAAAGAGAATTCTGTTTTTGCATATACAGGAACACAACATCATGTAGAATTGGTAGATAATTTAGATAATTTTCCTGTTTTTGAAAAAGGAAAAGAAATAAGATATTCTTATAATGCTCCCGGAAGTAATGTGAATTTTGCACAGAAAATTAATGAGACTACTTTTAGAGTAAGAACCTACGAAAAAGGTGTTGAAAATGAAACTTTAGCTTGCGGAACCGGAGTAACAGCAGTTGCAATTGCCATGCACAAAACGGGAAAAACAACAAGTAATTTAATTTCTTTACCTGTTGAAGGTGGAAATTTAGAGGTTTCTTTTTCTGAAAAGGATGGAATTTACACAAATGTATTTTTAAAAGGACCTGCTACTTTTGTTTTTAAAGGAGAAATTTCTTTTTAA
- a CDS encoding trypsin-like peptidase domain-containing protein, translating to MKKILSLLGMAVLGGAITLGGYKMLFNENVVIERSFSHPIKTVTANYNPALNNANAIANSVDFTVAAENTVHAVVHVKNTAIRTQSSPIDLFFGNSNGTRKFEQVGTGSGVIISQDGYIVSNNHVIDGASDIEITLNNRKKYKAQLIGTDKENDIALLKIDVDFDLPYIPFANSDNIKIGEWVLAVGNPYNLTSTVTAGIVSAKGRDLEGTRSTDSFIQTDAAVNPGNSGGALVNTRGELVGINTAITSKTGSFIGYSFAVPSNIAKKVVDDLLEFGTVQEAILGININQEDGDIEGVLIGGVSDDGGAQKGGLKAGDVIKKVNDVKISKFSELRGQLTTKRPGDLVNITIDRDGAEMTKSIKLSKKDAYVSRKLGVVLKDVSKKEIKKFDIPGGARIMTNQNKNLNYYGVKEGYIITKINKKPVLNASEAVKEIDASFGVGNPIYIEVINLDGERERYAFR from the coding sequence ATGAAAAAAATACTAAGTTTATTAGGAATGGCAGTTTTAGGAGGCGCTATCACTTTAGGCGGATATAAAATGCTATTTAATGAAAATGTGGTTATAGAAAGAAGCTTTTCTCACCCCATAAAAACGGTTACGGCAAACTATAACCCTGCATTAAACAATGCAAATGCAATAGCCAATTCTGTAGATTTTACGGTTGCTGCAGAAAATACCGTACATGCCGTGGTTCATGTTAAAAATACTGCGATTAGAACACAATCTAGCCCAATAGATCTATTCTTTGGTAATAGTAACGGAACCAGAAAATTTGAGCAAGTTGGTACGGGGAGTGGTGTAATTATTTCGCAAGACGGTTATATTGTATCTAATAATCATGTTATTGATGGAGCGTCTGATATAGAAATCACCTTAAATAATAGGAAAAAGTATAAAGCACAATTAATAGGTACGGATAAAGAGAATGACATTGCATTGTTAAAAATTGATGTTGATTTTGATTTACCTTATATTCCGTTTGCAAATTCAGACAATATAAAAATTGGAGAATGGGTTTTAGCAGTCGGTAATCCTTATAATTTAACATCTACCGTAACCGCAGGTATTGTGAGTGCAAAGGGTAGAGATCTAGAAGGAACTAGGTCTACAGATTCTTTTATTCAAACAGATGCAGCGGTAAATCCAGGAAATAGTGGAGGAGCTTTGGTAAATACACGTGGTGAGCTAGTTGGTATTAACACGGCAATTACGTCTAAAACAGGTTCTTTTATTGGGTATTCTTTTGCAGTTCCGTCTAATATAGCTAAAAAAGTTGTAGATGATTTATTAGAATTTGGTACTGTGCAAGAGGCTATTTTAGGAATCAACATAAACCAAGAAGATGGTGATATAGAAGGTGTTTTAATTGGCGGAGTTAGTGATGATGGAGGTGCCCAAAAAGGAGGCTTAAAAGCTGGTGATGTTATCAAAAAGGTAAATGATGTGAAAATCTCTAAATTTTCTGAGTTAAGAGGTCAATTAACAACAAAAAGACCAGGAGATTTAGTGAATATTACGATTGATAGAGATGGAGCAGAAATGACTAAGAGTATAAAATTAAGTAAAAAAGATGCTTATGTTTCTAGAAAATTAGGAGTAGTTTTAAAAGACGTTTCTAAAAAAGAAATTAAAAAATTCGATATTCCTGGAGGAGCTAGAATAATGACCAATCAGAATAAAAATCTTAATTATTATGGTGTAAAGGAAGGGTATATTATTACCAAAATTAATAAGAAACCAGTTTTAAATGCAAGTGAAGCAGTAAAAGAAATTGATGCGTCTTTTGGAGTTGGTAACCCAATTTACATAGAAGTTATAAATTTAGATGGAGAAAGAGAGCGTTATGCTTTTAGATAG